A window of Phyllobacterium sp. T1293 contains these coding sequences:
- a CDS encoding primosomal protein N' produces the protein MTQDSPSVQKIVPVLVPMPAAKPYSYAVPEGMEVQAGSIVRVPLGPREVAGIVTEGSTDSIDAKKLRPISELFDCPPVDNDMMRFMRWAADYTISPPGMVARMILRVPAAFDPEPPVPGLRFSGQQPERLTGARSRVLELASDGFAWTRTGLAHAAGVSATVIDGLSAQGVFEEVMIPARPVVAPPDPDYAPAELSGDQSDAAKQLVDAVSTGGFSVSLLDGVTGSGKTEVYFEAVAKAIEQGKQVLILLPEIALTQQFLERFHDRFGSKPAEWHSDLAPKTRERVWRQVMEGQVRVVAGARSALFLPFQDLGLIVVDEEHDPAYKQEDRVFYNARDMAVVRGHIGSFPVILASATPSVESQVNALQGRYTRIRLTGRYAEAAMPDLKAIDMRRSPPRPGGFLSPALVEAMNQTLQRKEQSLLFLNRRGYAPLTLCRVCGHRFQCPCCSSWLVEHRFRGQLVCHQCGHHEPRPEACPSCGTLDHLVACGPGVERIAEEAEKTFPDARIIVLSSDLMGVKRLRLELDAIARGEADIVIGTQLVAKGHNFPNMTLVGVVDADLGLANGDPRAAERTFQLLSQVTGRAGRTGKKSLGLLQTYQPDHPVMRAIISGDAEAFYAREIEERERSGLPPYGRLGALIISAGTRAEAETHARALRRAAPHSPEINVLGPAEAPLALIRGRHRFRLLIHGTRKADIQNFIRAILSAGPKERGSVRVQIDIDPQSFL, from the coding sequence GTTCCAGTGCTCGTGCCTATGCCGGCAGCGAAGCCCTATAGCTATGCCGTGCCTGAAGGAATGGAAGTCCAAGCCGGCTCAATTGTTCGTGTTCCTTTGGGTCCGCGTGAGGTTGCGGGCATTGTGACCGAAGGCTCGACCGACTCGATAGATGCGAAAAAGCTCAGGCCAATTTCCGAGCTTTTCGATTGCCCGCCCGTTGATAATGACATGATGCGCTTCATGCGCTGGGCTGCCGATTATACGATTTCGCCGCCCGGTATGGTGGCGCGGATGATCCTGCGGGTTCCCGCCGCTTTTGATCCGGAGCCACCGGTGCCGGGCTTGCGCTTTTCTGGCCAGCAGCCTGAACGGTTGACCGGTGCGCGCTCACGCGTGCTTGAACTTGCAAGTGACGGCTTTGCATGGACGCGCACTGGTCTTGCCCACGCGGCAGGGGTTTCAGCAACGGTGATTGACGGGCTTTCAGCACAGGGCGTGTTCGAAGAAGTCATGATTCCGGCGCGTCCCGTCGTTGCGCCGCCTGATCCCGATTATGCGCCCGCCGAACTTTCTGGCGATCAGTCCGATGCGGCAAAGCAACTGGTGGATGCGGTTTCGACAGGGGGGTTCTCGGTCTCCCTGCTGGATGGGGTAACGGGCTCCGGCAAGACGGAAGTCTATTTTGAAGCGGTGGCCAAGGCGATTGAACAGGGCAAGCAGGTGCTGATCCTTCTGCCCGAGATCGCGCTGACACAGCAGTTTCTGGAGCGATTCCACGACCGGTTTGGCTCAAAGCCCGCCGAATGGCATTCCGATCTTGCACCGAAGACGCGCGAGCGCGTCTGGCGGCAGGTGATGGAAGGTCAGGTGCGCGTCGTTGCGGGTGCCCGCTCGGCGCTTTTCCTGCCGTTTCAGGACCTTGGTCTTATCGTTGTCGATGAAGAGCACGATCCCGCCTACAAGCAGGAAGACCGCGTTTTCTATAATGCACGCGATATGGCCGTGGTTCGCGGGCATATTGGCAGTTTTCCGGTTATTCTGGCCTCGGCAACACCGTCCGTTGAAAGTCAGGTCAATGCACTGCAGGGGCGCTACACCCGCATCCGTCTGACAGGGCGTTATGCGGAAGCGGCAATGCCTGATCTGAAGGCCATCGATATGCGACGGTCGCCGCCACGTCCCGGCGGGTTCCTGTCTCCTGCACTTGTTGAGGCAATGAACCAGACGCTGCAACGCAAGGAACAGTCGCTGCTGTTTCTCAACCGCCGCGGTTATGCTCCGCTGACACTGTGCCGGGTATGCGGGCATCGTTTTCAATGTCCATGCTGTTCAAGCTGGCTGGTCGAGCACCGGTTTCGCGGCCAACTTGTCTGCCACCAATGCGGACATCATGAACCCCGGCCAGAGGCTTGCCCGTCCTGCGGAACGCTGGATCATCTTGTTGCCTGCGGTCCCGGTGTCGAGCGCATAGCCGAGGAGGCTGAAAAGACCTTTCCCGATGCGCGGATCATCGTCCTGTCCTCCGATTTGATGGGGGTAAAACGTCTGCGGCTGGAACTTGATGCGATTGCACGCGGCGAGGCGGATATTGTCATCGGCACGCAGCTTGTCGCCAAAGGGCACAACTTTCCCAATATGACTCTGGTTGGCGTTGTCGATGCGGATCTGGGGCTTGCCAATGGCGACCCGCGTGCAGCAGAGCGCACGTTCCAGTTGCTGAGCCAAGTGACGGGCCGTGCCGGTCGTACGGGCAAAAAGAGCCTAGGGTTGTTGCAGACCTATCAGCCCGATCATCCGGTTATGCGGGCGATTATTTCCGGTGATGCGGAAGCGTTCTATGCGCGGGAAATAGAAGAGCGTGAAAGATCGGGCCTGCCACCCTATGGGAGATTGGGAGCGCTTATCATTTCGGCAGGAACACGGGCGGAAGCGGAAACCCACGCACGGGCATTGCGCCGCGCCGCGCCGCACTCACCTGAAATCAATGTGCTTGGTCCTGCGGAAGCGCCATTGGCTCTCATTCGCGGGCGGCATCGCTTCCGGCTTTTGATTCACGGAACACGCAAGGCCGATATCCAGAACTTTATTCGCGCGATCCTGAGTGCCGGACCAAAAGAGCGTGGATCAGTGCGCGTGCAGATTGATATCGACCCGCAAAGCTTTCTATAA
- a CDS encoding AGROH133_08824 family phage infection protein codes for MELYWPASQGEWIAWSSAAVTVVFGLIMFFAPRIAFKILRLQTVPSHPEALSEARATMAGFYLGLGLCALVFAQPFLWIALGVSWGFTVFGRLISMMSDRGNTLYNWISVLIELALAAGPLAFAFGFIA; via the coding sequence ATGGAATTGTATTGGCCAGCCAGTCAGGGCGAGTGGATCGCCTGGAGTTCTGCCGCCGTTACCGTTGTCTTTGGCCTGATCATGTTTTTTGCGCCGCGCATCGCATTCAAGATTTTGCGCCTGCAAACCGTGCCTTCCCATCCTGAAGCCTTGTCGGAAGCGCGCGCCACCATGGCGGGTTTCTATCTGGGGCTGGGACTTTGCGCACTTGTCTTTGCACAGCCCTTCCTGTGGATCGCACTTGGCGTGTCCTGGGGCTTCACTGTTTTTGGCCGTCTGATCTCGATGATGTCTGATCGGGGCAACACGCTTTACAACTGGATTTCCGTCCTGATTGAACTGGCACTGGCAGCAGGACCGTTGGCATTCGCCTTCGGCTTTATCGCCTAG
- a CDS encoding F0F1 ATP synthase subunit delta, with product MAETSSLISGVAQRYAGSLFDLALEAKSVAEVEKNLGQFEALINGSADLKRLIESPVFSAEDQEKAISAVLAKAKIGGLVANFLRVVAQNCRLFAVPSMIQAFRNIAAENRGEVSADVTSAHALTAAQQTELKATLKSVAGKDVTINVTVDPSILGGLIVKLGSRQIDTSLRTKLSSLKLVLKEVG from the coding sequence GTGGCAGAAACTTCGTCGCTCATATCCGGTGTTGCCCAGCGTTATGCGGGCTCGCTGTTCGACCTCGCGCTGGAAGCAAAATCAGTCGCTGAAGTAGAAAAGAATCTGGGTCAATTCGAGGCGCTCATCAATGGTAGCGCTGACCTGAAGCGCCTGATCGAGAGCCCGGTTTTTTCGGCGGAAGATCAGGAAAAGGCGATTTCCGCCGTTCTGGCCAAAGCCAAGATCGGTGGCCTCGTTGCCAATTTCCTGCGTGTCGTGGCTCAGAACTGCCGTCTGTTTGCGGTTCCATCCATGATCCAGGCCTTCCGCAACATCGCTGCTGAAAATCGCGGCGAGGTTTCGGCAGATGTTACTTCTGCGCATGCTTTGACTGCCGCGCAGCAAACAGAATTGAAGGCCACGCTGAAAAGCGTCGCCGGCAAGGACGTGACAATCAATGTCACCGTTGATCCGTCGATCCTTGGAGGTCTCATCGTCAAGTTGGGGTCCCGCCAGATCGACACTTCACTTCGCACAAAACTTTCTTCGCTTAAGCTTGTACTGAAAGAGGTCGGCTGA
- the atpA gene encoding F0F1 ATP synthase subunit alpha — protein sequence MDIRAAEISAILKEQIKNFGKEAEVSEVGQVLSVGDGIARVYGLDNVQAGEMVEFPDGTRGMALNLESDNVGVVIFGSDRDIKEGDIVKRTGAIVDVPVGKELLGRVVDALGNPIDGKGPIKAKQRSRVDVKAPGIIPRKSVHEPMSTGLKAIDALIPVGRGQRELVIGDRQTGKTAIILDTFLNQKPAHDAGNESERLYCVYVAIGQKRSTVAQFVKILEERGALEYSIVVAATASDPAPMQYLAPFAGCAMGEYFRDNGMHALIGYDDLSKQAVAYRQMSLLLRRPPGREAYPGDVFYLHSRLLERSAKLNDENGAGSLTALPVIETQANDVSAYIPTNVISITDGQIFLETNLFYQGIRPAVNVGLSVSRVGSAAQIKAMKQVAGSIKGELSQYREMAAFAQFGSDLDASTQRLLNRGARLTELLKQPQFSPLKTEEQVAVIFAGVNGYLDKLAVNQVSKFEQGLLTWLRTESKDVLDAIAKEKQLSDDIKGKLKAAVDAFAKSFA from the coding sequence ATGGACATCCGCGCCGCGGAAATTTCCGCAATCCTGAAAGAGCAAATCAAGAATTTCGGCAAGGAGGCAGAAGTCTCCGAAGTCGGTCAGGTTCTGTCCGTCGGTGACGGTATTGCTCGTGTATATGGTCTGGACAATGTTCAGGCTGGTGAAATGGTCGAGTTCCCGGACGGTACCCGTGGCATGGCCCTGAACCTTGAAAGCGACAACGTCGGTGTTGTTATTTTCGGTTCGGACCGTGACATCAAGGAAGGTGACATCGTCAAGCGCACAGGCGCTATCGTTGACGTTCCAGTCGGCAAGGAATTGCTCGGCCGCGTTGTGGACGCACTCGGCAATCCAATCGACGGCAAGGGTCCGATCAAGGCAAAGCAGCGCTCACGCGTTGACGTCAAGGCACCCGGCATCATCCCCCGCAAGTCGGTGCATGAGCCAATGTCGACGGGCCTCAAGGCTATCGATGCTCTGATCCCGGTTGGTCGCGGCCAGCGCGAGCTGGTCATCGGTGATCGTCAGACCGGTAAGACTGCAATCATTCTCGACACGTTCCTCAATCAGAAGCCGGCTCACGATGCTGGCAATGAGAGCGAGCGTCTCTACTGCGTTTACGTTGCTATCGGCCAGAAGCGTTCGACCGTTGCGCAGTTCGTCAAGATCCTCGAAGAGCGCGGTGCGCTTGAATATTCCATCGTTGTTGCTGCGACGGCTTCCGATCCTGCGCCTATGCAGTATCTGGCACCATTCGCCGGCTGCGCCATGGGTGAATATTTCCGTGACAACGGCATGCATGCGCTGATCGGTTATGATGATCTGTCCAAGCAGGCTGTGGCTTACCGCCAGATGTCGCTGCTGCTGCGTCGTCCTCCGGGCCGCGAAGCTTATCCCGGCGACGTTTTCTATCTGCATTCCCGTCTGCTTGAGCGCTCTGCCAAGCTCAATGATGAGAATGGTGCTGGTTCCCTGACCGCTCTGCCGGTTATCGAAACTCAGGCGAACGACGTTTCGGCTTACATCCCGACCAACGTGATTTCGATCACCGATGGTCAGATTTTCCTCGAAACCAACCTGTTCTATCAGGGTATCCGCCCGGCTGTTAACGTCGGTCTGTCGGTTTCCCGCGTTGGTTCTGCCGCGCAGATCAAGGCGATGAAGCAGGTTGCCGGTTCGATCAAGGGTGAGCTGTCGCAGTACCGCGAAATGGCGGCCTTTGCGCAGTTCGGTTCCGATCTTGATGCTTCCACCCAGCGTCTGCTTAATCGCGGTGCGCGCCTTACCGAACTTCTGAAGCAGCCGCAGTTCTCGCCGCTGAAAACCGAAGAACAGGTTGCGGTCATTTTCGCTGGTGTGAATGGTTATCTCGACAAGCTGGCTGTTAATCAGGTCAGCAAGTTTGAGCAGGGCCTCCTCACATGGCTGCGTACCGAGAGCAAGGATGTTCTGGATGCGATTGCCAAGGAAAAGCAGCTGAGCGACGATATCAAGGGCAAGCTTAAAGCTGCCGTTGATGCCTTTGCCAAGTCTTTCGCTTAA
- a CDS encoding F0F1 ATP synthase subunit gamma — protein MPSLKDLRNRIASVKATQKITKAMQMVAAAKLRRAQEAAEAARPYSQRMAAVLANIAANVDGDDAPILMSGTGKDDVHLLIVCTSERGLCGGFNSQIVRLAREHARRLLADGKTVKIITVGKKGADILRRDLGKQIIEHVDLREVKQVGFVNADQIGHKIIALYNEGAFDVATLFYSEFKSVISQIPTAQQLIPASAIGDAEPETAGDAVYEYEPDPAAILGDLIPRNISVQVFRALLENAASEQGARMSAMDNATRNAGDMINKLTMSYNRQRQAQITKELIEIISGAEAL, from the coding sequence ATGCCTTCGTTAAAGGATCTGAGAAACCGGATCGCCTCGGTCAAGGCGACGCAGAAAATCACCAAGGCGATGCAAATGGTCGCCGCGGCGAAGCTGCGTCGTGCGCAGGAAGCTGCGGAAGCCGCGCGTCCCTATTCACAGCGCATGGCCGCAGTTCTGGCTAACATCGCCGCCAATGTTGATGGTGACGATGCGCCTATTCTGATGAGCGGAACCGGTAAGGATGATGTGCATTTGCTCATCGTCTGCACGTCGGAGCGCGGTCTTTGCGGCGGTTTCAACTCGCAGATCGTTCGTCTGGCCCGTGAACATGCGCGCCGCCTTCTCGCCGATGGCAAGACGGTCAAGATCATCACTGTTGGCAAGAAGGGTGCAGATATCCTGCGCCGCGATCTTGGCAAGCAGATAATCGAGCATGTTGATCTGCGTGAAGTAAAGCAGGTTGGTTTTGTCAACGCCGATCAGATCGGCCACAAGATCATCGCGCTTTACAATGAAGGTGCATTCGACGTCGCCACTTTGTTCTATTCGGAATTCAAGTCGGTGATTTCGCAGATTCCAACTGCACAGCAGCTGATCCCGGCCAGCGCCATTGGCGATGCCGAACCGGAAACAGCAGGTGATGCGGTTTATGAATATGAGCCAGATCCGGCCGCCATTCTCGGCGATCTGATCCCGCGTAATATTTCCGTCCAGGTTTTCCGCGCTCTCCTTGAAAACGCGGCATCGGAACAGGGTGCGCGCATGTCCGCCATGGACAACGCAACCCGCAATGCCGGTGACATGATCAACAAGTTGACAATGTCGTACAACCGTCAGCGTCAGGCTCAGATCACCAAAGAACTGATTGAAATCATTTCGGGCGCGGAAGCGCTCTAA
- the atpD gene encoding F0F1 ATP synthase subunit beta produces the protein MAKAATPKTPAAAKAAAPKVAAAKATAPKAAAAKAAAPKAEAKVAAPAAAKTAKASGTPKTAVKTTGVAGHISQVIGAVVDVHFEGGNLPKILNALETDNLGNRLVLEVAQHLGENTVRTIAMDSTEGLVRGAPVYDTGSAIMVPVGPETLGRIMNVIGEPVDEAGPIKAKLTRAIHQPAPEYVEQSTEAQILVTGIKVIDLLAPYARGGKIGLFGGAGVGKTVLIMELINNVAKAHGGYSVFAGVGERTREGNDLYHEMIESGVNKEGGGEGSKAALVYGQMNEPPGARARVALSGLTVAEHFRDEGQDVLFFVDNIFRFTQAGSELSALLGRIPSAVGYQPTLATDMGQMQERITTTHKGSITSVQAIYVPADDLTDPAPATSFAHLDATTNLNRAISEKGIYPAVDPLDSTSRMLDPLIVGEEHYAIARQVQSILQRYKSLQDIIAILGMDELSEEDKITVARARKIERFLSQPFFVAEIFTGSPGKLVDLADTIKGFKGLCNGDYDHLPEAAFYMVGSIDEAIEKAQRLAAEAA, from the coding sequence ATGGCAAAAGCAGCGACCCCGAAAACACCCGCAGCCGCCAAAGCAGCTGCACCCAAGGTAGCGGCAGCAAAAGCAACTGCACCTAAAGCAGCGGCTGCAAAAGCTGCTGCTCCGAAGGCTGAAGCAAAGGTTGCCGCTCCTGCAGCAGCAAAGACCGCCAAGGCATCGGGAACACCAAAGACTGCAGTGAAGACGACTGGTGTCGCCGGGCATATCAGCCAGGTCATCGGTGCGGTTGTCGACGTGCATTTTGAAGGTGGCAACCTGCCCAAAATTCTGAACGCGCTTGAAACCGACAACCTCGGCAACCGGCTTGTTCTGGAAGTTGCACAGCATCTGGGTGAAAACACTGTTCGCACCATCGCCATGGACTCGACCGAAGGTCTGGTTCGCGGCGCGCCAGTATATGACACAGGTTCGGCGATCATGGTTCCGGTTGGCCCGGAAACACTCGGCCGTATCATGAACGTCATCGGCGAGCCGGTTGATGAAGCTGGTCCGATCAAGGCCAAGCTGACCCGCGCTATTCACCAGCCAGCTCCTGAGTATGTCGAGCAGTCGACAGAAGCCCAGATCCTGGTAACGGGCATCAAGGTTATCGATCTGCTCGCACCTTATGCTCGTGGTGGTAAGATCGGCCTCTTCGGCGGTGCTGGCGTTGGCAAGACGGTTCTGATCATGGAATTGATCAACAACGTCGCCAAGGCGCATGGTGGTTACTCGGTATTTGCCGGTGTGGGTGAACGTACCCGTGAGGGCAACGATCTTTACCACGAAATGATCGAATCCGGCGTGAACAAGGAAGGCGGCGGCGAAGGCTCCAAGGCTGCACTGGTTTACGGTCAGATGAACGAGCCACCAGGGGCGCGTGCCCGTGTTGCTCTGTCGGGTCTGACGGTTGCCGAGCATTTCCGTGATGAAGGTCAGGACGTTCTGTTCTTCGTGGACAATATTTTCCGCTTCACGCAGGCTGGTTCCGAATTGTCCGCTCTGCTTGGACGTATTCCATCCGCTGTGGGTTATCAGCCAACGCTGGCAACCGACATGGGCCAGATGCAGGAACGCATCACCACGACGCATAAGGGTTCGATCACATCCGTGCAGGCCATTTACGTGCCCGCCGACGATTTGACCGATCCGGCGCCTGCGACATCCTTCGCGCATCTTGATGCGACGACGAACCTCAACCGTGCGATCTCTGAAAAGGGTATTTATCCGGCTGTGGACCCGCTCGACTCGACATCACGCATGCTCGATCCGCTGATCGTTGGTGAAGAACATTACGCGATTGCCCGTCAGGTGCAGTCGATCCTGCAGCGTTACAAGTCCTTGCAGGATATCATCGCCATTCTCGGCATGGACGAACTGTCGGAAGAAGACAAGATCACGGTCGCCCGCGCCCGCAAGATCGAACGCTTCCTGTCGCAGCCGTTCTTCGTTGCTGAAATCTTCACCGGTTCGCCGGGCAAGCTGGTTGATCTGGCTGACACCATCAAGGGTTTCAAAGGCCTTTGCAACGGTGACTATGATCACCTGCCGGAAGCAGCATTCTATATGGTCGGCTCCATTGATGAGGCGATTGAAAAGGCACAGCGTCTGGCAGCAGAGGCAGCCTGA
- a CDS encoding F0F1 ATP synthase subunit epsilon: MAEAFHFELVSPERLLLSEQVTEVVVPGTEGYMTVMAHHAPLMATVKPGVVTVKLADGKPDSYVVFGGFVDVTPDGCTLLAESAVHVTDIKADELQNRIKDAREDFEDATTREQRAKAEDLLGQLTTLQEAIKTA; the protein is encoded by the coding sequence ATGGCAGAAGCCTTCCATTTTGAACTTGTGTCACCCGAACGTCTGCTCCTCTCGGAACAAGTCACCGAAGTTGTGGTTCCGGGTACGGAAGGCTATATGACAGTGATGGCTCACCATGCGCCGCTGATGGCGACTGTGAAGCCGGGCGTTGTTACGGTGAAGCTGGCTGACGGCAAGCCCGACAGCTATGTTGTGTTCGGTGGTTTTGTTGATGTGACGCCCGATGGCTGCACGCTCCTCGCGGAATCGGCGGTACACGTCACTGATATAAAGGCTGATGAACTTCAGAACCGTATCAAAGACGCCCGCGAAGATTTCGAAGATGCGACAACGCGTGAACAGCGCGCAAAAGCAGAGGATCTTCTTGGTCAGTTGACGACCTTGCAGGAAGCCATCAAGACTGCTTGA
- the lepB gene encoding signal peptidase I, with the protein MSLSTPRGPVSTFLISILGDPVAGLLWIGRGRLAVLAAIILYGAVIAVCYVGIPPFSLKGLPSPIFLNIIVKVALAVGICILAIKSIPKWYSRGYSLMPVYIVCSLLVAFVVRSFILQPFDIPSSNMAPTLVVGDHFLASKSAYGYSQYSVPLELLPIERSVLSKAPERGDIVVFRTNDVDYIARVIGLPGETVQMVDGVLHINGTPVKLEKMGTYPYGEGGTKRPVPLERETLPNGISYAILNMMDGGLGDNTKVYDIAAGHYFVMGDNRDNSADSRFGLGPVPFENIFAKAVRIFWNSEGISYSERQSLVPVKE; encoded by the coding sequence ATGTCATTATCGACGCCGCGCGGTCCAGTTTCCACTTTTCTCATATCAATCTTGGGAGATCCGGTCGCTGGTTTGTTGTGGATTGGTCGAGGCCGGTTAGCTGTTCTCGCTGCGATCATATTATATGGCGCTGTAATTGCCGTTTGCTATGTGGGTATCCCGCCGTTTTCTCTTAAAGGGCTGCCAAGCCCGATCTTTCTGAATATTATAGTAAAAGTGGCGCTGGCAGTCGGTATTTGTATTCTTGCAATCAAATCCATCCCAAAATGGTATTCAAGAGGCTATAGCCTGATGCCGGTGTATATTGTTTGTTCGCTGCTTGTGGCGTTTGTGGTTCGCAGTTTCATTTTGCAGCCGTTTGATATTCCCAGTAGCAACATGGCGCCTACATTGGTTGTCGGCGATCATTTCCTAGCTTCAAAATCAGCCTATGGGTATAGCCAGTACAGCGTTCCGTTGGAGCTATTACCGATAGAGAGAAGCGTTCTCTCAAAAGCTCCGGAGCGCGGTGATATCGTGGTATTCCGCACGAACGATGTTGATTATATTGCGCGGGTTATCGGTTTGCCGGGAGAAACGGTTCAGATGGTTGACGGTGTTCTCCACATCAATGGAACGCCGGTTAAACTCGAAAAAATGGGTACCTATCCTTACGGCGAAGGCGGAACTAAGCGGCCGGTTCCCCTGGAGCGCGAGACCTTGCCGAATGGAATATCTTACGCAATCCTGAACATGATGGATGGAGGTTTAGGCGACAATACGAAAGTCTATGATATTGCTGCAGGACATTACTTCGTGATGGGTGATAACAGGGATAATTCAGCCGATAGCCGTTTTGGACTTGGACCGGTTCCATTTGAGAATATCTTCGCCAAAGCGGTGCGGATTTTCTGGAATTCGGAAGGCATCAGTTATTCGGAACGGCAGTCCCTCGTTCCAGTGAAAGAATAA